A region of Geobacillus sp. 46C-IIa DNA encodes the following proteins:
- a CDS encoding glutamate-5-semialdehyde dehydrogenase — translation MNELLEKAERLKTASQTLAMLSTEEKNAALEQIAKAIDRQRAVILAENEKDMAAGRAQGLSPALLDRLQLTNERIDQIISGVRQVNSLPDPVGEVIEEWTRPNGLRIQTVRVPLGVIGMVYEARPNVTVDAASLCLKTGNAVLLRGSSSALHSNKALVAVMKEALRTTAIPETAIELLEDTSRETAQRMFRLNEYLDVLIPRGGAGLIRSVVENATVPVLETGVGNCHIFIDESAERPMAIDIVLNAKLQRPSVCNAVETMLIHEKWPHTGELLEALHARNVELRGDRRLAAMHPFVSEATEEDWHTEYLAPILAVKLVADVDEAIEHIGRYGTKHSEAIITENEAHVRRFFQAVDAAVLYHNASTRFTDGEQFGYGAEIGISTQKLHARGPMGLVAITTTKSLVYGTGQIRP, via the coding sequence ATGAACGAACTGCTTGAAAAAGCCGAACGGTTGAAAACGGCGTCACAAACGTTGGCCATGCTGTCTACCGAAGAAAAAAATGCGGCATTGGAACAGATCGCCAAAGCCATCGACCGCCAACGCGCCGTCATTTTGGCGGAAAACGAAAAAGATATGGCCGCCGGCCGCGCGCAAGGGCTGTCACCGGCTTTGCTTGACCGGCTGCAGCTCACGAATGAACGGATCGATCAAATCATCAGCGGCGTCCGCCAAGTCAACTCATTGCCTGACCCGGTCGGGGAAGTCATCGAGGAGTGGACGCGGCCGAACGGGCTTCGCATTCAAACGGTGCGCGTGCCGCTTGGGGTGATCGGCATGGTGTATGAGGCGCGCCCGAACGTGACGGTCGATGCCGCCAGCCTTTGCCTAAAAACGGGCAATGCCGTCCTGCTCCGCGGCAGCTCATCGGCGCTTCATTCTAACAAAGCGCTTGTTGCCGTCATGAAAGAGGCGCTTCGCACAACAGCCATCCCGGAAACAGCCATTGAGCTGCTCGAAGACACGAGCCGGGAAACGGCCCAGCGCATGTTCCGCCTCAACGAGTATCTTGATGTCCTCATTCCGCGCGGCGGAGCGGGGCTTATCCGCTCGGTCGTCGAAAACGCCACCGTGCCAGTGCTTGAGACCGGTGTCGGCAACTGCCATATTTTCATCGATGAATCGGCCGAGCGGCCGATGGCAATCGATATCGTCTTAAACGCCAAACTGCAGCGTCCGTCCGTCTGCAACGCCGTCGAAACGATGCTCATTCATGAAAAGTGGCCGCACACAGGCGAGCTGCTTGAGGCGCTTCACGCCCGCAACGTCGAGCTGCGCGGCGACCGCCGCCTTGCCGCTATGCATCCGTTTGTCAGCGAAGCGACGGAAGAAGACTGGCATACAGAATATTTGGCGCCGATTTTAGCCGTGAAGCTCGTTGCCGATGTCGATGAAGCGATCGAGCATATCGGCCGCTACGGGACGAAACATTCGGAAGCGATCATCACCGAAAACGAGGCGCACGTCCGCCGCTTTTTCCAAGCCGTCGACGCGGCAGTCTTGTACCATAACGCGTCCACCCGCTTCACGGATGGCGAACAGTTCGGCTACGGGGCAGAAATCGGGATCAGCACGCAAAAGCTGCACGCCCGCGGGCCGATGGGGCTTGTGGCCATCACCACAACGAAATCGCTCGTGTACGGGACGGGGCAAATTCGGCCGTAA
- a CDS encoding IclR family transcriptional regulator, whose amino-acid sequence MKERIEDRKPEAGLRTVQRAIDILYCFTLEEQELSLTEIANKISLAKSTTTRLLATLEQNRLVIKNPETLKYRLGQGLYYLGHIAGKSIEVREIAKPVMERLRDETRETVNLYVLEQGARVCIEQYEGLQSLRHMVKIGERLPLWAGAGGKVLLAYQSPSFQERILAQVPTEERRTRLTAELEMIRQRGSASSIDEREVGSAAVAAPIFNIHGEVNACLSISGPTHRFTPETIRWFESLVKEGAQTISEKLGYR is encoded by the coding sequence ATGAAGGAACGGATCGAAGACAGAAAACCTGAAGCCGGATTGCGCACGGTGCAGCGGGCGATCGATATTTTATATTGTTTTACGCTAGAGGAACAAGAACTATCGCTGACTGAAATCGCTAACAAAATTTCATTGGCGAAATCAACGACCACTCGTCTGCTCGCCACGCTCGAACAAAACCGTCTGGTCATCAAAAATCCGGAGACGTTGAAGTATCGACTCGGTCAAGGGTTGTATTATTTAGGACATATTGCCGGCAAGTCCATCGAAGTAAGAGAAATCGCCAAACCGGTGATGGAACGTCTGCGCGATGAGACACGGGAAACGGTGAACCTATACGTGCTGGAACAAGGTGCACGCGTTTGTATTGAACAATACGAGGGGCTTCAATCGCTCCGCCATATGGTAAAAATCGGCGAGCGGCTGCCGCTTTGGGCGGGAGCGGGGGGAAAAGTGCTGTTGGCGTATCAATCTCCTTCGTTTCAGGAGCGCATTTTGGCCCAAGTGCCGACAGAGGAGCGCCGGACTCGTTTAACCGCTGAACTGGAGATGATCCGGCAGCGCGGCTCTGCCTCAAGTATTGACGAGCGAGAGGTCGGTTCAGCGGCGGTCGCCGCCCCGATTTTCAACATTCACGGAGAAGTAAATGCCTGCCTATCGATCTCAGGACCGACGCACCGTTTTACGCCAGAGACGATCCGCTGGTTTGAATCGCTAGTCAAAGAGGGAGCCCAAACGATTTCAGAAAAGCTAGGTTACCGTTAG
- a CDS encoding 3-hydroxyacyl-CoA dehydrogenase, with the protein MIERLVVVGSGVMGRGIAYVGAVGGFQTTLVDVKQEQLNSARSEITTIFEQAIARGKLTPGARQEAEARLSYSLDLAAAVQDADLVIEAVPEKLELKKQVFETIDAHAPASCYLATNTSTMSPTEIGSFTKRPERVIAMHFFNPVHKMKLVEIIRGLETSDETAQVVKEAAERMGKETVVVNEFPGFVTSRISALVGNEAFYMLQEGVGTPEEIDKAIKLGLNFPMGPFELADLVGLDTRLNNLKYLHEKLGEKYRPAPLLEQYVKAGRLGRKTGRGVYDYTKQD; encoded by the coding sequence ATGATTGAACGTCTTGTTGTCGTCGGCAGCGGCGTAATGGGAAGAGGAATTGCTTACGTCGGCGCTGTCGGCGGGTTTCAGACGACGTTGGTTGATGTTAAGCAAGAACAACTAAACAGTGCTCGGAGCGAAATCACCACCATTTTTGAGCAAGCGATCGCTCGGGGAAAATTGACGCCTGGTGCACGTCAAGAAGCGGAAGCACGTCTTTCATATTCGCTTGATCTGGCTGCTGCGGTGCAGGATGCCGATTTGGTGATTGAGGCGGTGCCGGAAAAGCTGGAGTTGAAAAAGCAAGTATTCGAAACGATTGATGCCCATGCGCCGGCGTCGTGCTATTTGGCGACGAACACGTCAACGATGAGCCCGACGGAAATCGGCTCGTTTACGAAGCGGCCGGAGCGGGTCATCGCCATGCATTTTTTCAACCCGGTGCATAAAATGAAGCTTGTCGAAATCATCCGCGGCTTGGAAACAAGCGACGAAACGGCGCAAGTCGTAAAAGAAGCCGCCGAGCGGATGGGGAAAGAGACAGTTGTTGTCAACGAATTTCCAGGGTTTGTGACGAGCCGAATCAGTGCGCTCGTTGGCAATGAAGCGTTTTATATGCTTCAAGAAGGCGTCGGCACGCCAGAAGAAATCGATAAGGCCATCAAACTTGGCCTCAATTTTCCGATGGGCCCGTTTGAGCTTGCTGATTTAGTCGGGCTCGATACACGGCTGAATAACTTAAAATATTTGCATGAAAAGTTGGGCGAAAAATACCGCCCGGCGCCGCTGCTCGAGCAGTATGTGAAAGCGGGGCGGCTCGGCCGCAAAACAGGCAGAGGGGTTTATGATTATACAAAACAAGACTGA
- a CDS encoding shikimate kinase, whose protein sequence is MEKQTAIPLRERNIILIGFMGAGKTTIGQLVAKKLYRDFIDVDAEIERRHGMSIPEIFAQKGEAYFRQAERELIVDLCMNTRLKILSLGGGAYLQEEVRRACLAHGIVFFLDLSWDHWKEERLPLIVDSRPVLKNKTLEEVERLFFQRQSAYALHHSRVVINELEAEQAANQIVESIKWTWDVYEPNR, encoded by the coding sequence GTGGAGAAGCAAACCGCCATCCCGCTTCGCGAGCGGAACATCATTTTGATCGGCTTTATGGGGGCGGGGAAAACAACAATTGGTCAGCTGGTCGCGAAAAAGCTGTACCGAGACTTTATCGATGTCGACGCAGAAATCGAGCGGCGGCACGGGATGTCGATTCCTGAGATTTTTGCGCAAAAAGGGGAAGCGTACTTCCGTCAGGCTGAGCGAGAGCTCATTGTCGATTTATGCATGAACACGAGATTGAAAATTCTTTCACTCGGCGGCGGCGCGTATTTGCAGGAGGAGGTGCGGCGCGCGTGCCTCGCTCATGGCATCGTCTTTTTCCTTGACTTGTCATGGGATCATTGGAAAGAAGAGCGGCTGCCGCTCATTGTTGACAGCCGCCCGGTGTTGAAAAACAAAACGCTGGAAGAAGTGGAGCGGCTCTTTTTTCAGCGGCAGTCGGCTTACGCTCTCCATCATTCCCGCGTGGTCATCAATGAGCTTGAAGCCGAACAGGCGGCCAACCAAATTGTCGAGTCGATCAAATGGACGTGGGATGTGTACGAACCGAATCGGTAG
- the proB gene encoding glutamate 5-kinase: protein MKRQRVVVKIGSSSLTDPKGGLCHDKLLDHVKAIAYMKQLGHDIILITSGAVAAGFGPLGYPTRPTTIAGKQAAAAVGQSLLMQAYSAAFAQFGFTAAQLLLTRSDFYSRERFRNLFATITTLLEHGAVPIINENDSVSVEELTFGDNDMLSALVAGFLHADALVLLTDINGLYDANPKTNPQAKKYAFLPEITSEMLASAGGSGSAVGTGGMRSKLFAAQKALSFGVSVFIGTGSGQEKLVDILAGKGDGTYIGVPFPKQMQMRKQWIAYHAPVSGTITVDSGAEEALLARGKSLLPAGITAVSGDFHAMDVVDVVNEKGVTIGRGQVYYAAADLKKVKGRPSEEARQYSYLHRPEVIHRDNWVTLRKERVQR from the coding sequence ATGAAACGGCAGCGCGTCGTTGTCAAAATCGGGAGCAGCTCGCTCACTGACCCAAAAGGCGGCCTTTGCCATGACAAGCTGCTCGACCATGTCAAAGCGATCGCCTATATGAAACAGCTCGGCCATGACATCATTCTCATCACGTCCGGTGCGGTTGCGGCCGGGTTCGGGCCGTTAGGCTACCCGACGCGGCCGACAACGATCGCCGGCAAACAGGCAGCTGCCGCCGTCGGACAAAGCTTGTTGATGCAGGCGTACAGCGCGGCGTTCGCCCAATTTGGCTTCACCGCCGCCCAATTGTTGTTGACGCGCAGCGATTTTTACAGCCGCGAGCGGTTTCGCAACTTGTTTGCGACGATCACCACATTGCTAGAACACGGCGCCGTGCCGATCATCAATGAAAACGACTCCGTTTCCGTCGAAGAGTTGACGTTTGGCGACAATGATATGCTATCAGCGCTTGTCGCCGGCTTTTTGCACGCCGATGCGCTCGTTTTGCTCACCGACATTAACGGGCTGTACGACGCCAATCCGAAAACGAACCCGCAGGCGAAAAAGTACGCCTTTTTGCCGGAGATTACAAGCGAGATGCTCGCCTCAGCCGGCGGCAGCGGCTCAGCGGTCGGCACCGGCGGCATGCGCTCAAAGCTGTTCGCCGCGCAAAAGGCGCTCTCCTTCGGCGTCAGCGTCTTCATCGGCACGGGAAGCGGCCAAGAAAAACTGGTTGATATTTTAGCCGGAAAAGGCGACGGTACGTATATCGGCGTTCCGTTTCCGAAACAAATGCAAATGCGCAAGCAATGGATCGCCTATCACGCACCCGTTTCCGGCACGATCACCGTTGACAGCGGCGCCGAGGAAGCGCTGCTTGCCCGGGGGAAAAGCTTGCTTCCGGCCGGCATCACGGCCGTTTCCGGAGACTTCCATGCGATGGATGTCGTCGACGTCGTCAACGAAAAAGGCGTCACCATCGGCCGCGGCCAGGTGTATTACGCCGCCGCCGATTTGAAAAAAGTGAAAGGGCGGCCGAGCGAAGAGGCCCGGCAATACTCTTACCTTCACCGCCCGGAAGTCATCCACCGCGACAATTGGGTCACTTTGCGAAAGGAGCGTGTACAAAGATGA
- a CDS encoding GtrA family protein, translated as MNEILHTFRKEKQAVWRFAVVGAGNTVVDFVVFFLLAAMAVPAAAAQVVSYGAGMANSYIWNRLWTFQMKRKANIGEFLRFLAVNGLSLGASLLVLLAVKRFMPLWMAKMTATLAGMAVNFIGSRCWVFAETAENDLDDSYLR; from the coding sequence ATGAATGAAATCCTTCATACCTTCCGTAAAGAAAAACAAGCTGTATGGCGGTTTGCCGTCGTCGGGGCGGGCAATACGGTGGTTGATTTTGTCGTCTTTTTCTTGCTTGCTGCAATGGCCGTCCCGGCGGCGGCCGCCCAAGTCGTTTCCTACGGCGCCGGGATGGCGAACAGCTATATTTGGAATCGTCTGTGGACGTTTCAAATGAAACGAAAGGCGAACATTGGAGAATTTTTGCGTTTTCTTGCCGTTAATGGATTGTCGCTTGGCGCGTCGCTTCTCGTTTTGCTTGCAGTCAAACGGTTCATGCCGCTCTGGATGGCGAAAATGACGGCCACGTTGGCCGGGATGGCCGTGAATTTTATCGGCAGCCGCTGTTGGGTGTTTGCGGAAACGGCTGAAAACGACTTGGATGATTCGTATCTACGCTGA
- the ilvD gene encoding dihydroxy-acid dehydratase — translation MKTRRSDMIKKGFDRAPHRSLLRAAGVKEEDFDKPFIAVVNSYIDIIPGHVHLQEFGKIVKEAIREAGGVPFEMNTIGVDDGIAMGHIGMRYSLPSREIIADSIETVVSAHWFDGMVCIPNCDKITPGMMMAAMRLNIPTIFVSGGPMKAGVTKDGRKISLSSVFEGVGAYLGGSLDEEGLMELERYGCPTCGSCSGMFTANSMNCLAEALGLALPGNGTILAVDPARKEFVRESAKQLMYLIEHDIKPRDIVTEKAIDNAFALDMALGGSTNTVLHTLAIANEAGIDYSLERINEVASRVPHLAKLAPASDVHYIEDLHEAGGVSAVLNELSKKEGALHLDTLTVTGKTLGENIAGCEVKNYDVIRPIDNPYSETGGLAILFGNLAPDGAVIKTGAVQGGITRHEGPAIVFDSQEEALEGIANGKIQPGHVVVIRYEGPKGGPGMPEMLAPTSQIVGMGLGTKVALVTDGRFSGASRGLSIGHVSPEAAEGGPIAFIEDGDIIEIDTVKRTINVKLSDEELERRKANWKGFEPKVKTGYLARYSKHVTSASTGGIMKL, via the coding sequence ATGAAAACACGGCGCAGCGACATGATTAAAAAAGGATTCGACCGCGCCCCGCACCGGAGCTTATTGCGGGCGGCGGGCGTGAAAGAAGAAGATTTTGACAAACCGTTTATTGCGGTGGTCAACTCGTACATTGACATTATTCCCGGGCACGTCCATTTGCAAGAGTTTGGGAAAATCGTAAAGGAAGCGATCCGTGAAGCGGGCGGCGTGCCGTTTGAAATGAATACGATCGGCGTCGATGATGGCATTGCGATGGGTCATATCGGGATGCGCTATTCGCTTCCGAGCCGGGAAATCATCGCCGACTCGATTGAAACGGTTGTTTCTGCCCATTGGTTTGACGGCATGGTGTGCATTCCGAACTGCGACAAAATTACGCCGGGGATGATGATGGCAGCGATGCGGCTCAACATCCCGACCATTTTCGTCAGCGGCGGGCCGATGAAAGCCGGCGTGACGAAAGACGGGCGGAAAATTTCACTCTCGTCCGTGTTTGAAGGGGTCGGGGCGTATCTAGGCGGCTCGCTTGATGAAGAAGGGTTGATGGAACTTGAGCGGTACGGCTGTCCGACGTGCGGATCGTGTTCGGGCATGTTTACGGCCAACTCGATGAACTGTTTGGCCGAGGCGCTCGGGCTCGCCTTGCCAGGCAACGGCACAATTTTGGCGGTCGACCCGGCGCGCAAAGAGTTCGTCCGCGAATCGGCGAAACAGCTCATGTATTTGATTGAACACGACATTAAACCGCGTGACATCGTCACGGAAAAAGCGATCGACAATGCGTTCGCGCTCGATATGGCGCTCGGCGGCTCGACGAACACGGTGCTGCATACGCTCGCGATCGCCAACGAAGCCGGCATCGACTATTCGCTCGAGCGGATTAACGAAGTGGCGTCACGCGTGCCGCATCTAGCGAAGCTCGCTCCGGCGTCGGATGTCCATTATATCGAGGACTTGCACGAAGCCGGCGGCGTATCGGCGGTGTTGAACGAGCTGTCGAAAAAAGAAGGCGCACTCCATTTAGACACGCTTACTGTCACCGGCAAAACGCTCGGGGAAAACATCGCCGGCTGTGAAGTGAAAAACTATGATGTCATCCGGCCAATCGATAACCCGTATTCGGAAACGGGCGGGCTCGCCATTTTGTTCGGCAACTTGGCTCCAGACGGCGCTGTCATTAAAACCGGTGCCGTTCAAGGCGGCATCACGCGCCATGAAGGGCCGGCCATCGTCTTCGATTCGCAAGAAGAAGCGCTTGAAGGCATTGCCAATGGCAAAATCCAACCGGGGCATGTCGTCGTCATCCGCTATGAAGGGCCAAAAGGCGGACCGGGCATGCCGGAAATGCTCGCGCCGACATCGCAAATTGTCGGCATGGGGCTCGGCACAAAGGTGGCGCTTGTGACCGACGGGCGGTTCTCCGGCGCCTCGCGCGGCTTGTCAATCGGCCACGTCTCCCCGGAAGCGGCTGAAGGCGGACCGATCGCCTTCATTGAAGACGGCGACATCATCGAAATCGACACGGTCAAGCGGACAATTAACGTCAAATTGTCCGATGAAGAGCTCGAAAGACGGAAAGCGAACTGGAAAGGCTTTGAGCCGAAAGTGAAAACCGGCTACCTCGCCCGCTACTCGAAACATGTGACATCCGCGAGTACGGGGGGGATTATGAAACTTTGA
- the aroD gene encoding type I 3-dehydroquinate dehydratase, with product MAISKGAINVRNISIGGEEPCICAPVVGADAGQVLGEARQIVEKKPHLIEWRADFFEAIHDEREVAATAKEMRMIAGDIPILFTVRSELEGGSPISLTEEEKLRLFETVCQSGAIDLLDYELVHGPHVPAVRELTRRYGVRLVLSYHNFDDTPSKEELVAKMRQAEQCGADIAKAAVMPKTRGDVLVLLQATEEARQEVEIPLITMSMGSLGAITRLAGGLFGSAVTFAVGQQSSAPGQIPIEDVRTALSVIMKYGQ from the coding sequence ATGGCTATTTCAAAAGGCGCTATCAACGTGCGAAACATATCCATCGGGGGGGAAGAGCCGTGCATTTGCGCTCCGGTTGTAGGGGCGGATGCGGGGCAAGTGTTGGGGGAGGCAAGGCAAATCGTGGAGAAAAAGCCGCACTTGATTGAATGGCGGGCGGACTTTTTCGAGGCGATTCATGACGAACGGGAAGTGGCGGCCACGGCGAAAGAAATGCGGATGATCGCCGGAGACATTCCGATTTTGTTTACGGTTCGTTCCGAACTTGAAGGCGGATCGCCGATTTCCTTAACGGAAGAGGAAAAACTCCGATTGTTTGAAACTGTCTGCCAAAGCGGCGCGATCGATTTGCTTGATTACGAGCTTGTCCATGGGCCGCACGTTCCTGCTGTTCGAGAGCTAACCCGCCGCTATGGAGTGCGCCTTGTGTTATCCTATCACAATTTTGATGATACGCCATCGAAGGAGGAACTTGTCGCGAAAATGCGTCAAGCCGAACAATGCGGAGCCGACATCGCGAAAGCGGCCGTGATGCCGAAAACGCGGGGCGATGTGCTCGTGTTGCTGCAGGCGACGGAAGAGGCGCGGCAAGAGGTGGAAATCCCGCTCATCACCATGTCGATGGGGTCATTGGGTGCCATCACCCGCCTGGCGGGCGGACTGTTCGGTTCTGCCGTCACCTTCGCGGTCGGACAGCAAAGCTCGGCGCCGGGGCAAATCCCGATTGAAGACGTCCGGACCGCCTTATCGGTCATCATGAAATACGGGCAATAA
- a CDS encoding LacI family DNA-binding transcriptional regulator produces the protein MSNKKRSRVTLEQVAKHAGVSRATASLVVRGSPNISKETREKVLQSMKELGYVYDRVAANLRSQRSSTVGLIITELDNPFFSELLVGVHEALDEEGYTVILGTTFDRPEKQDALLSTMLEHRVGGVIMSPVPGCSTEMLERLQQWDIPVVLFAREEIPAGQFDYIGIDNVAGGRLATEHLIAQGHRRIAFIGGSPLSSVWKARKAGYSEALRAAGIDVDETLLFPSATARQGGRMAVKQALQHPNPPTALFCYNDVVAFGAMLGLKEEGLVPGRDIAVVGFDNIQESALFQPPLTTVAAFPENIGACAARRLHERMEGDDSEPKRIILNPELIVRQSSGRTG, from the coding sequence GTGTCAAATAAAAAGCGCTCCCGCGTGACGCTTGAACAGGTGGCCAAACACGCTGGCGTGTCGCGGGCAACTGCCTCTCTTGTTGTCCGGGGGAGTCCGAATATTTCGAAAGAAACGCGGGAAAAGGTGCTGCAGTCCATGAAAGAGTTAGGCTATGTCTACGACCGCGTAGCTGCCAACTTGCGATCGCAGCGCTCTTCGACGGTCGGGCTGATCATTACTGAGCTTGATAATCCATTTTTTTCTGAGCTGCTCGTCGGTGTCCATGAGGCGCTTGACGAGGAAGGATATACTGTCATTTTAGGAACGACGTTTGATCGGCCAGAAAAACAAGACGCGCTTTTATCGACGATGCTTGAACACCGGGTCGGCGGCGTCATTATGAGCCCGGTTCCTGGTTGTTCGACAGAGATGCTCGAACGGTTGCAGCAATGGGATATTCCGGTGGTGCTGTTTGCCCGCGAGGAAATTCCTGCAGGACAATTTGATTATATCGGGATCGATAATGTGGCTGGCGGACGGCTGGCGACCGAGCATTTGATCGCCCAAGGGCACCGCCGCATTGCATTCATTGGCGGTTCCCCGCTTTCTTCTGTATGGAAAGCGCGCAAGGCAGGATATAGCGAAGCATTGCGCGCAGCGGGCATCGACGTCGATGAAACGCTGTTATTTCCATCAGCGACGGCTCGGCAAGGCGGAAGGATGGCAGTGAAGCAGGCTTTGCAGCACCCGAACCCGCCAACGGCGTTGTTCTGTTACAATGATGTGGTCGCTTTCGGCGCGATGCTTGGGTTAAAGGAAGAAGGGCTTGTTCCAGGACGCGATATCGCCGTTGTAGGCTTTGACAACATTCAAGAGTCGGCGCTGTTTCAGCCCCCATTAACGACGGTGGCGGCGTTTCCGGAGAACATCGGTGCCTGCGCTGCGCGGCGGCTGCACGAACGCATGGAAGGGGATGACAGCGAGCCGAAACGCATAATTTTAAATCCGGAACTGATTGTTCGGCAATCGTCGGGAAGGACCGGTTGA
- a CDS encoding CaiB/BaiF CoA-transferase family protein, with protein sequence MAHLPLEGVKVLDVSTMIAAPFGAVLLGDFGADVIKVELPGKGDTLRHVGPFKDGEPLRWPGLARNKKSLTLDLRKEEGMNIFKQLIRHVDIVIENFRPGTLEKWGGGYEELKQINPNLVMIRVSGYGQTGPFREKAGFGTPATAFSGFTYLQGYPDRPPVSPSFSLTDYITGIYVAFAAVTAIYYRDVHPNGEGQMVDIGLYESVFRMMEFLIAEYDQLGKVRERSPGLSGHSSPAGTFMTKDGHWVVLVTSTDSTFERLAKAMGREDLLTHEKFCTNERRLAHHEETNGIVADWIRSKPRDELLRILDEHGVPVSPILSIKDIFEHPHYQARENIIEVAHPRLGKIKVPGIVPKFEKTPGSVRQLAPDLGEHTEEILQSILGMSAEDIRQLKEKEII encoded by the coding sequence ATGGCGCATTTGCCGTTAGAAGGCGTCAAAGTGCTTGATGTTTCGACGATGATCGCCGCACCGTTTGGCGCGGTATTGCTCGGCGACTTTGGCGCTGACGTCATTAAAGTGGAATTGCCGGGAAAAGGAGATACGCTGCGCCATGTCGGGCCGTTTAAGGATGGCGAGCCGCTTCGCTGGCCCGGGCTGGCACGTAATAAGAAATCGCTCACCCTTGATTTGCGCAAAGAAGAAGGAATGAACATTTTCAAGCAACTCATCCGCCATGTTGACATCGTCATTGAAAACTTCCGCCCTGGCACGTTAGAAAAATGGGGAGGCGGATATGAGGAGCTGAAACAAATCAACCCGAACTTGGTCATGATCCGCGTCTCCGGTTACGGCCAAACGGGGCCGTTCCGCGAAAAAGCCGGGTTTGGCACACCGGCGACGGCGTTCAGCGGGTTTACGTACTTGCAAGGGTATCCAGACCGCCCGCCCGTCAGCCCGTCGTTTTCGTTAACGGACTATATTACAGGCATTTATGTGGCATTTGCGGCGGTGACGGCGATTTACTACCGTGACGTCCATCCGAACGGCGAAGGGCAGATGGTGGATATCGGCCTTTACGAATCGGTATTCCGCATGATGGAATTTTTAATTGCCGAATACGACCAATTAGGCAAGGTGCGCGAGCGGTCGCCGGGATTATCCGGACATTCGAGCCCGGCCGGCACGTTTATGACGAAGGATGGGCATTGGGTCGTGCTGGTCACAAGCACCGATTCGACGTTCGAACGGCTGGCAAAGGCGATGGGCAGAGAAGATTTATTGACGCACGAGAAGTTTTGCACGAACGAACGGCGCCTCGCCCATCATGAAGAAACGAACGGTATCGTTGCCGACTGGATTCGTTCCAAACCGCGCGATGAACTGCTCCGGATTTTGGACGAACACGGGGTGCCAGTCAGCCCGATTTTAAGCATTAAAGATATTTTCGAGCATCCGCATTACCAGGCGCGGGAAAATATTATCGAAGTGGCTCATCCGCGGCTCGGCAAAATTAAAGTGCCTGGCATTGTTCCAAAATTTGAAAAAACGCCAGGTTCGGTGCGTCAGCTTGCGCCAGACTTAGGGGAGCATACGGAAGAAATTTTGCAAAGTATACTCGGTATGTCCGCGGAGGACATTCGGCAACTGAAAGAAAAAGAGATTATTTAA